From Ignavibacteriales bacterium, a single genomic window includes:
- a CDS encoding histidinol-phosphate transaminase, whose amino-acid sequence MPDIIYLDRNENLYGPSPKCFEALRKLGIEELSIYSRDFTRGVKSRLSERLASELRIPEPQILLSEGSEDMLKQIVHCYLGPGEKILSPAQSWWYYQKVAAEVGGETVTYALKEGSDSFYYDVDEIVELYRKESPRVVLIASPNNPTGNSFPDADLKKLSEAFRESIVVLDEAYWGFADTSNEHIADLIQRYRNLVVLRTFSKFYALAGARIAFAAVGTSLTRLTRFASRYLGYNRISEALALAALDSPEYYSTISSAMRLDRKAYGDFFGRQAGFQLFKSDANFVLVKIPLDLKEPLRRFLLERHLAVKFFTEPEFISCIRITVGTLEQNRLLLAALGEFLDGNRAPGGAR is encoded by the coding sequence ATGCCTGACATCATCTATCTCGACCGCAACGAAAATCTCTACGGACCCTCACCGAAGTGCTTCGAAGCCCTTCGGAAGCTCGGTATCGAAGAGCTCAGCATCTACTCGCGCGATTTCACCCGGGGAGTGAAGAGCCGGCTTTCGGAGCGACTCGCCTCGGAACTCCGAATCCCTGAGCCTCAAATTCTGCTCAGCGAGGGGAGTGAGGATATGCTGAAGCAGATTGTCCACTGCTATCTCGGTCCAGGGGAGAAGATACTCTCCCCGGCCCAATCATGGTGGTACTATCAGAAGGTCGCAGCCGAGGTCGGGGGCGAAACAGTTACCTACGCGTTGAAGGAGGGCTCTGATTCATTCTACTATGATGTCGATGAGATCGTGGAGCTGTACCGGAAGGAATCACCCCGGGTGGTCCTCATCGCGTCACCGAATAATCCGACGGGCAATTCATTTCCCGATGCCGATCTCAAGAAGCTCTCCGAAGCATTTCGGGAGAGCATCGTCGTTCTCGATGAAGCGTACTGGGGGTTTGCCGATACGTCCAACGAGCACATCGCGGATCTCATCCAACGGTACCGGAATCTCGTTGTGCTGAGGACGTTTTCGAAGTTCTATGCACTTGCCGGTGCGCGCATAGCCTTCGCAGCAGTCGGCACAAGCCTGACCCGGCTCACCAGGTTCGCCTCACGCTATCTTGGCTACAACAGGATATCGGAGGCGCTGGCACTGGCCGCTCTTGATTCGCCGGAATATTACAGCACCATCAGCAGCGCCATGCGACTGGACCGGAAGGCATACGGGGATTTCTTTGGCCGGCAGGCAGGATTTCAACTCTTCAAATCCGACGCGAATTTCGTGCTCGTGAAAATCCCTCTTGACCTGAAAGAACCGCTTCGTCGGTTTCTCCTGGAACGTCACCTCGCCGTGAAGTTCTTCACCGAGCCCGAATTCATCTCCTGTATCAGAATTACAGTGGGAACATTGGAACAGAACAGGCTATTGCTTGCCGCACTCGGGGAATTTCTTGACGGCAATCGTGCACCGGGAGGTGCGCGATGA